One Rissa tridactyla isolate bRisTri1 chromosome 4, bRisTri1.patW.cur.20221130, whole genome shotgun sequence DNA window includes the following coding sequences:
- the FGF3 gene encoding fibroblast growth factor 3, translating into MVIIWILFLSLLQEPWSPGRAAGVAEAAGASPSDPRPRRDAGGRGGVYEHLGGAPRRRKLYCATKYHLQIHPNGKINGTLEKNSVFSILEITAVDVGIVAIKGLFSGRYLAMNKRGRLYASENYNAECEFVERIHELGYNTYASRLYRTVPNRAGTKRKASAERLWYVSINGKGRPRRGFKTRRTQKSSLFLPRVLDNKDHEMVRLFHTNVKYRESLLKPLSKNQRRRRGR; encoded by the exons ATGGTTATAATTTGGATCTTGTTCCTGAGTTTGTTGCAGGAGCCGTGGTCCCCAGGGCGGGCCGCGGGGGTGGCCGAGGCCGCCGGAGCCTCCCCGAGCGACCCCCGGCCGCGGCGGGATgcggggggccgcggcggcgTCTACGAGCACCTCGGGGGAGCGCCCAGGCGCAGGAAACTCTACTGTGCCACCAAGTACCATCTCCAGATCCACCCCAACGGCAAGATCAACGGCACCCTGGAGAAAAACAGCGTCTTCA GTATTCTTGAAATAACTGCTGTTGATGTTGGAATCGTTGCCATCAAGGGCTTGTTCTCTGGCAGATACCTGGCCATGAACAAAAGGGGCAGACTTTATGCATCA GAAAATTATAATGCAGAGTGTGAGTTTGTGGAGAGGATCCACGAATTGGGTTACAACACCTACGCATCCCGTCTCTACCGGACTGTACCTAACAGAGCCGGGACCAAGCGCAAAGCCAGTGCGGAGAGACTCTGGTATGTCTCAATCAATGGGAAAGGACGACCCAGAAGGGGCTTTAAAACTCGCAGGACACAGAAATCGTCTCTCTTTCTGCCCAGAGTTTTGGATAACAAAGACCATGAAATGGTCCGACTGTTCCACACAAACGTGAAATATCGAGAGAGTCTTCTGAAGCCCCTGAGCAAGAACCAGCGAAGAAGGAGAGGACGctga